A section of the Flavobacteriales bacterium genome encodes:
- a CDS encoding M23 family metallopeptidase yields MVDNHMSPALVMELSTVYAWTIDFFRIQKGDKFKVIYEEKYVDGEFLGVGRVKAVEFVHMDEEYPAYYFEEEEGFGDYFDDGGDNLRRVFLMAPVEYSRISSRYTKRRFHPVQKRWKAHLGTDYAAPHGTPIYSTADGVVTHRAYTRGNGNYVKIRHNSTYTTQYLHMSKFASNVKVGTRVRQGQTIGYVGSTGLATGPHVCYRFWKNGVQVNAFNEDLPPSEPIKDENRPAFEKVRDERKKQLRNIEYPGVVELASTDAKQVAQSSLQ; encoded by the coding sequence ATGGTCGATAACCATATGAGTCCGGCCTTGGTGATGGAACTGAGTACTGTTTATGCCTGGACCATCGACTTCTTCCGAATTCAAAAGGGCGATAAGTTCAAGGTGATCTACGAAGAAAAATACGTCGATGGTGAGTTCCTCGGTGTGGGTCGCGTAAAGGCCGTGGAATTCGTTCACATGGACGAGGAGTATCCGGCCTATTACTTTGAGGAAGAAGAGGGCTTTGGCGATTACTTCGACGACGGTGGCGATAACCTGCGCCGCGTATTCTTGATGGCGCCGGTGGAGTACAGCCGCATCAGCAGCCGATATACCAAGCGCCGTTTTCACCCGGTGCAAAAGCGCTGGAAAGCGCATTTAGGAACCGACTATGCTGCGCCGCACGGCACACCGATCTATTCAACGGCCGACGGTGTGGTCACGCACCGAGCTTATACACGAGGAAATGGGAATTACGTCAAGATCCGCCATAACAGTACTTATACGACTCAGTATTTGCACATGAGTAAGTTCGCTTCGAACGTGAAGGTCGGAACGCGGGTTCGACAAGGGCAAACCATTGGTTACGTAGGGTCCACTGGACTGGCGACGGGTCCGCACGTGTGTTATCGCTTTTGGAAGAACGGAGTTCAAGTAAATGCCTTCAATGAAGACCTCCCGCCCTCAGAGCCGATCAAAGATGAGAATCGCCCCGCCTTTGAGAAAGTGCGGGATGAGCGAAAAAAACAACTCCGGAATATTGAATATCCCGGAGTTGTTGAACTTGCTTCTACCGACGCAAAGCAGGTAGCTCAGTCTAGTCTGCAATAA